The following proteins are co-located in the Gossypium hirsutum isolate 1008001.06 chromosome A02, Gossypium_hirsutum_v2.1, whole genome shotgun sequence genome:
- the LOC107960469 gene encoding uncharacterized protein yields MILTIASLMMILEIRDRALLRTLSNRIQYIWLRWELRAMVIVSLTVQLMLIKLGSRRRFSDRNSKTVSFFTWTLYLLADWLAALTLGTLLRSEKEEVTNPLVLFWAPFLLLHLGGPDTITAYSLSDNELWLRHFFGMCFQIGVAFYVYVKFWTIATATLIFMAIPIFTVGVIKYGERVWSLFKASSVRFRKSVFSGDNGSPLEVEHSQSPSERGMRLEEYLEPKQIEGKYGDLYRAFHLFHVFKPMFADLKLRIYQNLSYVFELDQTKVSAKAAFTIVEIELGFLYDLLYTKIPIVITRPGVILRFICLSLITCTLLAFFFAVGKHDYSRVDISISYLLMVGAIFLEIYSALLHLSSDWGFYWLSQQNNRFFRRIGSTLARFTKPKEGIRSMAQHSLLDYCLPPRKRDLAAVLNFFDSEEDRMGKYLHTGWKDVSPELQQFIYSGLQEKRRKYEETKFKNLSELLDERGSSVLKGMEGSSEDILWSVCEVEFTHSLLLWHVATEVVYHDDDHRYRAVQLEPYCLISKALSDYMMYLLYLCPAMLPEGIGNIRHRDTCTEAMNFALDKFQFKEAVRGLFGMDIKSRSFFIQMGSSRKSAFFEGCQIAEQLQSLVSNFQWDNQDKWKLIADLWLDMLTYAAAQCSWKEHAIQLQHGEEFLTHVALLMAHLGLSKKIQMVPLPKMLEEADFEPTFHWDKLHRLTSYLA; encoded by the exons ATGATACTTACAA TTGCAAGTTTAATGATGATCCTAGAGATCAGGGATAGAGCGCTTCTGAGAACGCTGTCGAATCGTATACAATATATTTGGCTGAGATGGGAACTCCGGGCAATGGTAATCGTCAGCCTCACCGTTCAACTTATGCTGATAAAACTTGGGAGTCGACGGAGATTCAGCGACAGAAATTCAAAGACGGTCTCCTTTTTTACTTGGACCCTGTACTTGCTTGCAGATTGGTTGGCCGCATTAACCTTGGGTACCCTCCTCAGAAGTGAAAAGGAAGAAGTAACCAATCCTCTAGTTCTATTTTGGGCCCCATTCTTGCTCTTGCATTTGGGTGGCCCCGATACCATCACCGCTTACTCATTGTCGGACAATGAACTCTGGCTACGACATTTCTTTGGGATGTGTTTCCAGATTGGAGTGGCTTTCTATGTATATGTCAAGTTCTGGACAATAGCAACAGCAACGCTCATCTTCATGGCCATTCCAATATTCACTGTTGGGGTTATCAAGTATGGGGAAAGGGTTTGGTCTCTCTTCAAAGCTAGCAGCGTCCGGTTTAGGAAATCTGTGTTTTCTGGTGACAACGGTTCCCCACTGGAAGTTGAGCATTCACAGTCGCCTTCAGAAAGAGGTATGCGTTTGGAAGAATACTTGGAGCCGAAACAAATAGAGGGGAAATACGGAGATCTTTATCGAGcctttcatttgtttcatgtgttCAAGCCCATGTTTGCAGATCTCAAGCTCAGAATTTACCAAAATTTGAGTTACGTATTTGAGCTGGACCAGACCAAAGTTAGTGCAAAAGCAGCCTTCACAATTGTGGAGATTGAGCTTGGATTCCTTTATGATCTGCTGTATACAAAGATTCCTATAGTTATAACTCGACCCGGTGTAATTCTTCGCTTCATTTGCTTATCCTTGATCACTTGCACACTGCTTGCCTTCTTCTTCGCCGTTGGCAAGCATGACTACTCCCGAGTTGACATTTCCATATCCTACTTGTTAATGGTCGGTGCCATCTTTCTTGAAATTTATTCCGCCCTCCTGCATCTTAGCTCGGATTGGGGATTCTACTGGTTATCCCAACAAAACAACAGGTTTTTTAGGCGTATTGGTTCTACGTTAGCTCGTTTCACTAAGCCCAAGGAGGGAATTCGGTCAATGGCACAGCACAGCCTGCTAGATTATTGCCTGCCGCCCAGGAAACGGGATCTTGCTGCAGTTTTAAACTTCTTCGACTCTGAGGAGGACAGAATGGGGAAGTACTTACACACCGGTTGGAAAGATGTAAGTCCCGAGTTGCAACAGTTTATCTACTCTGGTCTCCAAGAAAAACGAAGAAAATACGAAGAAACCAAGTTCAAAAATCTCTCGGAGTTATTGGATGAGAGAGGTTCAAGTGTGCTTAAAGGAATGGAAGGGTCATCTGAAGACATTCTTTGGAGTGTATGCGAGGTCGAATTCACCCACAGTCTCCTCCTATGGCATGTTGCTACAGAAGTTGTTTACCATGACGACGATCACCGGTATCGAGCCGTGCAACTCGAGCCGTATTGCCTGATAAGTAAGGCGCTATCTGATTATATGATGTACCTTCTTTATCTATGTCCCGCAATGCTTCCCGAAGGGATTGGTAACATAAGGCACCGTGATACCTGCACTGAAGCGATGAACTTCGCCCTCGACAAATTCCAATTCAAGGAAGCTGTCAGAGGGTTGTTTGGGATGGACATTAAATCTCGATCATTCTTTATCCAGATGGGAAGTTCGAGGAAGTCGGCATTCTTTGAAGGGTGCCAAATCGCGGAGCAATTGCAGAGTTTGGTATCTAATTTCCAATGGGATAACCAAGATAAATGGAAACTGATAGCGGATCTATGGCTGGACATGCTGACTTATGCTGCGGCTCAATGTTCGTGGAAAGAGCATGCGATTCAACTCCAGCATGGTGAGGAATTCTTAACCCACGTTGCACTTCTCATGGCACATCTTGGTTTGAGTAAGAAAATTCAAATGGTGCCATTGCCCAAAATGCTTGAAGAAGCCGATTTTGAGCCTACTTTTCATTGGGACAAGCTTCACCGATTGACTTCTTACTTggcttaa
- the LOC121214732 gene encoding uncharacterized protein encodes MMLTIASVMMFLEIRDKALLRTLSDRILYFWLKWELRAMVILSLTVQLILIKLGSRRRFSDRNSKTVSFFTWTLYLFADWLAALALGTLLRSRKDKVTNPLVLFWAPFLLLHLGGPDTITAYSLSDNELWPRHFFGMCFHIGVALYVYVKFWTIATAPLIFMAIPIFIVGVIKYGERVWSLFKASSVRFRKSVFSGDKGSSLEVEHSQSPSERGMPLEEYLEPKQIKGKYGDLYRAFHLFHVFKPMFADLKLRIYKNLSYVFELDQTKVSAKAAFTIVEIELGFLYDLLYTKIPIVITRPGVILRFICLSLITCTLLAFFVFAKHHDSRVDIAVSYLLMVGAIFLEIYSALLHLSSDWGFYWLAQQNNGFLRRIGSKIVRFTKPKEGIRSMAQHSLLDYCLPPRKLNLAAVLNFFDSEDRLGKYLHTGWKDVSPELQQFIYSSLQEKRKKYAKTEFKNLSELLDERGSSVLKGMGGSSEDILWSVCEVEFTHSLLLWHVATEVVYHDDDHRYRAVQLERYCRISKALSDYMMYLLFLCPAMLPEGIGNIRHRDTCTEAMNFALDKFQFKEAVRGLFGMDIKSRSFFIQMGSSRKSAFFEGCQIAEQLQSLVSIFQWDNQDKWKLIADLWLDMLTYAAAQCSWKEHAMQLQHGEEFLTHVALLMAHLGLSKKIQMVPLPKMLEEADFEPTFHWDKLHRLTSYLA; translated from the exons ATGATGCTTACAA TTGCCAGTGTAATGATGTTCCTAGAGATCAGGGATAAAGCGCTTCTGAGAACGCTGTCGGATCGTATACTATATTTTTGGCTGAAATGGGAACTCCGGGCAATGGTAATCCTCAGCCTCACCGTTCAACTTATACTCATAAAACTTGGGAGTCGACGGAGATTCAGCGACAGAAATTCAAAGACGGTCTCCTTTTTTACTTGGACCCTATACTTGTTTGCAGATTGGTTGGCCGCATTAGCATTGGGTACCCTCCTCAGAAGTAGAAAGGATAAAGTAACCAATCCTCTGGTTCTATTTTGGGCCCCATTCTTGCTCTTGCATTTGGGTGGCCCCGATACCATCACCGCTTACTCATTGTCGGACAATGAACTCTGGCCACGACATTTCTTTGGGATGTGTTTCCATATTGGAGTGGCTCTCTATGTATATGTCAAGTTCTGGACAATAGCAACAGCACCGCTCATCTTCATGGCCATTCCAATATTCATTGTTGGGGTTATCAAGTATGGGGAAAGGGTTTGGTCTCTCTTCAAAGCTAGTAGCGTCCGGTTTAGGAAATCTGTGTTTTCTGGTGACAAAGGTTCCTCATTGGAAGTTGAGCATTCACAGTCGCCTTCAGAAAGAGGTATGCCTTTGGAAGAATACTTGGAGCCGAAACAAATTAAGGGGAAATACGGAGATCTTTATCGAGcctttcatttgtttcatgtgttCAAGCCCATGTTTGCAGATCTCAAGCTCAGAATTTACAAAAATTTGAGTTACGTATTTGAGCTGGACCAGACCAAAGTTAGTGCAAAAGCGGCCTTCACAATTGTGGAGATTGAGCTTGGATTCCTTTATGATCTGCTGTATACGAAGATTCCTATAGTTATAACTCGACCCGGTGTAATTCTTCGCTTCATTTGCTTATCCTTGATCACTTGCACACTGCTTGCCTTCTTCGTTTTTGCCAAGCATCACGACTCCCGAGTTGACATTGCCGTATCCTACTTGTTAATGGTCGGGGCCATCTTTCTTGAAATTTATTCCGCCCTCCTGCATCTTAGCTCGGATTGGGGATTCTACTGGTTAGCCCAACAAAACAACGGGTTTCTTAGGCGTATTGGTTCTAAGATAGTTCGTTTCACTAAGCCCAAGGAGGGAATTCGGTCAATGGCACAGCACAGCCTGCTAGATTATTGCCTGCCGCCCAGGAAACTGAATCTTGCTGCAGTTTTAAACTTCTTCGACTCTGAGGACAGACTGGGGAAGTACTTGCACACCGGTTGGAAAGATGTAAGTCCCGAGTTGCAACAGTTTATCTACTCCAGTCTCCaagaaaaacgaaaaaaatacGCAAAGACCGAGTTCAAAAATCTCTCAGAGTTATTGGATGAGAGAGGTTCGAGTGTGCTTAAAGGAATGGGAGGGTCATCTGAAGACATTCTTTGGAGTGTATGCGAGGTCGAATTCACCCACAGTCTCCTCCTATGGCATGTTGCTACAGAAGTTGTTTACCATGACGACGATCACCGGTATCGAGCCGTGCAACTCGAGCGGTATTGCCGGATAAGTAAGGCCTTATCTGATTATATGATGTACCTTCTTTTTCTATGTCCCGCAATGCTTCCCGAAGGGATTGGTAACATAAGGCACCGTGATACCTGCACTGAAGCGATGAACTTCGCCCTCGACAAATTCCAATTCAAGGAAGCGGTCAGAGGGTTGTTTGGGATGGACATTAAATCTCGATCATTCTTTATCCAGATGGGAAGTTCGAGGAAGTCGGCATTCTTTGAAGGGTGCCAAATCGCGGAACAATTGCAGAGTTTGGTATCTATTTTCCAATGGGATAACCAAGATAAATGGAAACTGATAGCGGATCTATGGCTGGACATGCTGACTTATGCCGCGGCTCAATGCTCGTGGAAAGAGCATGCGATGCAACTCCAGCATGGTGAGGAATTCTTAACCCACGTTGCACTTCTCATGGCACATCTTGGTTTGAGTAAGAAAATTCAAATGGTGCCATTGCCCAAAATGCTTGAAGAAGCCGATTTTGAGCCTACTTTTCATTGGGACAAGCTTCACCGATTGACTTCTTATTTGGCTTAA
- the LOC107943552 gene encoding endo-1,3;1,4-beta-D-glucanase — translation MRFRSTPVHKSAATVISAVIFLFLIHGAHCFDLPGAATEIFQKIGEERKISLAPHCGSNPPILDPESGVGHVEKLADFNSYVSGSPECKHAVLLASDVYGYEAPNLRKIADKVADAGFYAVVPDFFNGEPYDPNNPERPKDAWLKDHSPEKGFEDAKLMIDALKSKGFSSIGAAGFCWGAKAVVELTKAKLIQAAVILHPSYMTMDDIKSVKLPIAILGAELDHLASPAVLKQFDDILSANKVDRFVKVFPNCSHGWTLRYDINNSTAVARANEAHQDMLEWLLKYVK, via the exons ATGAGATTTCGATCAACACCTGTGCACAAATCAGCCGCGACTGTGATCTCGGCGGTTATCTTCCTTTTCCTGATACACGGCGCCCACTGCTTCGACCTTCCTGGTGCCGCTACCGAGATCTTCCAAAAG atAGGAGAAGAGAGAAAGATATCGTTAGCTCCTCATTGCGGCTCAAATCCACCCATATTGGACCCTGAAAGTGGAGTTGGGCATGTTGAGAAACTTGCTGATTTCAACAGTTATGTCTCTGGCTCTCCTGAGTGCAAGCATGCTGTTCTTCTTGCCTCTGATGTTTACG GATATGAGGCTCCAAACTTGAG AAAGATCGCTGACAAGGTTGCAGATGCTGGGTTCTATGCGGTGGTTCCTGACTTCTTTAATGGAGAACCCTATGACCCTAATAATCCTGAAAGACCTAAAGATGCTTGGCTGAAGGATCATTCACCG GAAAAAGGTTTTGAAGATGCAAAGCTAATGATTGATGCTTTGAAAAGTAAAGGGTTTTCATCAATTGGAGCTGCTGGGTTTTGTTGGGGTG CTAAAGCTGTGGTTGAACTGACAAAGGCTAAACTTATTCAAGCTGCTGTGATATTACATCCTTCATATATGACTATGGATGATATCAAGA GTGTGAAGCTGCCCATTGCGATATTGGGAGCTGAGCTTGACCATTTGGCTTCCCCAGCAGTTTTAAAACAGTTTGATGACATCTTAAGTGCGAATAAG GTTGATAGGTTTGTCAAGGTATTTCCTAATTGTTCTCATGGATGGACGCTCAGATATGATATTAATAATTCAACTGCTGTGGCACGTGCTAACGAAGCGCATCAAGATATGCTGGAATGGCTTTTGAAGTATGTCAAGTAA